A section of the Xiphias gladius isolate SHS-SW01 ecotype Sanya breed wild chromosome 8, ASM1685928v1, whole genome shotgun sequence genome encodes:
- the LOC120793685 gene encoding cytochrome c oxidase subunit 5A, mitochondrial-like: MFRAAVRLSVSGVRSLTRTQPGCQALLAPRCYSHGKQETDEEFDARWVTYFNKSDIDAWELRKGMNTLIGYDLVPEPKILEAALRACRRLNDLASAIRILEAVKHKAGPHKEIYPYLIQELRPILDELGISTPEELGIDKV; this comes from the exons ATGTTCAGAGCCGCCGTCCGACTCTCTGTCTCCGGTGTCCGGAGCTTAACCCGTACGCAGCCAGGGTGCCAAG CTCTTTTGGCCCCAAGGTGTTACTCACATGGGAAGCAGGAGACAGACGAGGAGTTTGATGCCCGCTGGGTCACCTATTTCAACAAGTCAGACATTGACGCTTGGGAGCTGAGAAAAG GGATGAACACATTGATTGGTTACGATCTGGTACCTGAGCCAAAGATTCTAGAGGCAGCACTGAGAGCCTGTCGGAGATTAAACGACTTGGCCAGTGCTATCCGAATTTTGGAAGCTGTGAAG CACAAAGCAGGACCTCATAAAGAGATCTACCCGTACCTGATCCAGGAGCTACGGCCAATATTAGATGAGCTTGGCATCTCCACACCTGAAGAGCTCGGCATTGACAAAGTGTAA
- the LOC120792882 gene encoding ribonuclease P protein subunit p25-like protein, translating to MTEPRGQMKSSNAAHSTVMEPQSALFNPSAPSSSVSSKLGQNNFRRISRTEDNSPYPIPGLAADILHMRVKEGSKIRNLLRFVTARMQGEGRDSDGTSLRQVVFTGSGRGVTKTITCVEILKRKVGGLHQVSKLYYKTVNEVWESPQQGAPGKTMQRTVPAICILLSKDPLDPQEPGYQPPQSLSVPTEDTERHRALLRAAHSPSSQHTAKRLCLDEWSVCSP from the coding sequence ATGACTGAACCCAGGGGTCAGATGAAGAGTTCAAATGCTGCACATAGCACTGTAATGGAACCACAGTCTGCTTTATTCAACCCCTCTGCCCCGTCTTCATCTGTGTCTTCAAAACTTGGCCAAAACAACTTCAGGAGAATCAGCCGCACAGAGGACAACAGCCCCTATCCGATCCCTGGCCTAGCAGCAGACATTCTGCACATGCGTGTGAAAGAAGGAAGCAAGATCCGCAATTTACTGCGGTTTGTCACAGCTCGGATGCAAGGGGAGGGAAGAGACAGCGACGGGACATCGCTGAGACAGGTGGTCTTCACTGGCTCAGGCAGGGGAGTCACCAAGACCATAACCTGTGTGGAGATCCTCAAACGTAAAGTGGGAGGGCTGCACCAGGTATCCAAACTCTACTACAAGACAGTGAATGAGGTTTGGGAGAGTCCACAACAAGGAGCACCGGGTAAAACCATGCAGAGGACAGTCCCTGCCATCTGTATCCTGCTCTCTAAAGACCCTCTGGATCCCCAGGAGCCCGGATACCAACCTCCACAATCCCTCAGTGTTCCcacagaggacacagagagacacagagctcTGCTCAGGGCGGCTCACAGTCCCTCTTCACAGCACACAGCCAAGAGACTCTGCCTGGATGAATGGAGTGTATGTTCCCCCTGA
- the LOC120792672 gene encoding AT-rich interactive domain-containing protein 3A-like, translating into MMDYSKAQMSNLSEESSSAGCPQSSPAGVKLEAVMEQLQRQQEAKLEMNLQEKHLLQAQLLFAQHAAAARVSGSRLDSALFGKADGQTYQEAQQALSSHLSRMDPDEEDEDTDVDEQENDELVDDEEEDEENGLHQQAKKPRLQQVPGFPFPPYSTSPSPAVKQTSESPPPATKQEHEEKDLLSPAGHHAFTSPSGFTDWGFDEPFKQRGSAIWAEENEGGKVKGEPSRDFAKLYELDNDPQRKEFLDELFVFMQKRGTPVNRIPIMAKQVLDLYRLYKLVTEKGGLVEVINKKIWREITKGLNLPTSITSAAFTLRTQYMKYLYPFECEKKGLSSPGELQAAIDSNRREGRRPSYTNSLYRYSPSPSSAPHAHLSSPTMQTTPAAHNSLNTSASPNLKRNTDEIPTPLIPSRLPMAMALGQQQQQQLAQAATLEHLRERLERGAGGAAVDGPEKKMMRLAEEQQRLMQQALQQNLLAMASHFSPMNLKLNNGHESKQDLSLSISTNGAASIRVSVEVNGTIYSGTLFAQKSAAPVASQAVTLAGTSGFSALSSSHSPSSSSSTSSKGPN; encoded by the exons ATGATGGATTACTCAAAGGCGCAAATG TCAAACTTGTCCGAGGAGAGCAGTTCAGCTGGGTGTCCTCAGTCCAGTCCTGCTGGGGTGAAGCTGGAGGCGGTAatggagcagctgcagagacaaCAGGAAGCCAAACTGGAGATGAACCTGCAAGAGAAACATCTTCTTCAAGCTCAGCTCCTGTTTGCTCAGCACGCTGCTGCAGCCAGAGTCTCTGGCTCCAGGCTAGACTCTGCATTATTTGGCAAAGCAGACGGACAGACTTATCAGGAAGCCCAACAAGCTTTGAGCAGCCATCTCAGCAGAATGGATCcagatgaagaagatgaagacaCGGATGTGGACGAACAGGAGAATGATGAGTTGGTGGAcgatgaagaggaggacgaggagaaTGGGCTTCATCAGCAGGCGAAGAAGCCCAGACTCCAGCAGGTTCCCGGCTTCCCCTTTCCTCCTTATTCCACATCTCCGTCACCTGCTGTGAAGCAAACGTCTGAATCTCCACCTCCAGCAACAAAACAGGAGCATGAGGAGAAGGACCTGCTGTCTCCTGCCGGTCACCATGCCTTCACATCACCCAGTGGCTTCACTGACTGGGGCTTCGATGAACCATTTAAACAA AGAGGAAGTGCCATCTGGGCTGAGGAGAATGAAGGAGGAAAAGTAAAAGGAGAGCCATCCAGGGACTTTGCCAAG ctGTATGAACTCGATAATGACCCACAACGGAAGGAGTTTCTTGATGAACTCTTTGTCTTTATGCAGAAACGAG GAACTCCTGTGAACCGCATCCCCATCATGGCGAAGCAGGTGCTGGACCTGTACAGGCTTTATAAGCTTGTGACAGAGAAGGGAGGTCTGGTGGAGGTTATTAACAAGAAGATCTGGAGGGAAATTACCAAAGGCCTGAACCTCCCCACGTCGATCACAAGCGCAGCTTTCACCCTCCGCACCCA GTATATGAAGTACCTGTACCCGTTTGAGTGTGAGAAGAAGGGGCTGAGTTCTCCCGGTGAGCTGCAGGCCGCCATCGACAGCAACCGCCGAGAAGGTCGACGTCCCAGCTACACCAACAGCCTGTACCGCTACTCTCCCTCCCCGAGCTCTGCTCCACACGCCCACCTCTCCTCCCCCACGATGCAAACCACCCCGGCCGCGCACAACAGCCTGAACACATCCGCTAGTCCAAATCTAAAGAGAAACACAG ATGAGATCCCCACCCCTTTAATACCCAGCCGGCTGCCCATGGCCATGGCActggggcagcagcagcagcagcaactggCACAAGCTGCCACATTAGAGCATCTCAGAGAGAGGCTGGAGCggggagcaggaggagctgcAGTCGACGGGCCAGAGAAGAAAATGATGCGGCtggctgaggagcagcagcgCCTCATGCAGCAGGCCCTCCAACAAAACCTCCTGGCCATGGCTTCTCACTTCAGCCCAATGAACCTCAAGCTTAACAATGGACACG AGAGCAAACAGGATTTGTCTCTGAGTATCTCCACTAATGGCGCAGCCAGTATCAGAGTATCTGTGGAGGTCAATGGTACTATTTACTCAG GAACACTGTTTGCTCAGAAGTCAGCTGCTCCCGTGGCGTCACAGGCTGTAACTCTGGCAGGAACAAGTGGTTTCAgtgccctctcctcctcccacagtccctcatcttcatcttccacCTCCTCAAAGGGACCAAATTAA
- the LOC120793684 gene encoding protein mono-ADP-ribosyltransferase PARP6-like gives MKKCQRTECMETECLQWTDSQTDEDSDIEETLHGIHESCATDLYHHPQLETDIEAVRRLYSDSAVSVREYGSIDDVDVDLNINASFLDEEVAKAWRINPSEPIVIRLHFSLSQYLDGPAPSVEVFQPSNTDNFSLGKQLQNILAVFIAQEWEHLTNENIVVQQKSRHSRFRPSGTIKKFRARLSIWLPLSKSNELREPTLRGRKILPSMKLRRFTNHTTSYTIKNPTGELFTYTSSGKRVAVSAVKSSAQLSTKQLIELLFSSQAIGHSKTTPTLQHGFLVQIMRYAEQRLPTLNEYCVVCDERHVFQNGPMLKPAVCTRELCVFSFYTLGVMSGATEEVATGAEVVDLLVAMCRAALQSSRKSIIFEPYPSVVDPYNPKALAFSPKRKSYDRLKKALDSVLLIRRMAQGPYSEIKKQMDKIDPLAYPLLQWILASNRSHIVKLPVNRHLKFMHTPYQFLLISSPPSKEARFQTARKLYGSTFAFHGSHIENWHSILRNGLVNASYTKLQLHGAAYGRGIYLSPISSISFGYSEMGKGRHEVTTKEELIKKHKRIHKITQEQPGRARFLQGRNLNCIALCEVITSKDLQKHGNIWVCPISDYVCTRFLFVYENGQVGDVHINTQEASIHREILQVIASKTC, from the exons ATGAAGAAGTGCCAAAGAACTGAATGCATG GAGACTGAGTGCCTACAGTGGACCGACAGCCAAACTGACGAGGACAGTGACATAGAGGAGACCCTGCATGGAATACAT GAGAGCTGTGCCACTGACCTGTATCACCACCCCCAGCTGGAGACAGACATCGAGGCGGTCAGGAGATTGTATTCAGACTCTGCGGTCTCTGTCAG GGAGTATGGTTCAATTGATGATGTGGACGTTGACTTAAACATTAATGCCAGCTTTTTGGAT gaggaggtGGCCAAAGCCTGGAGGATTAATCCATCAGAGCCCATTGTTATCCGtctccacttttctctctctcagtatctGGATGGACCTG CACCTTCAGTTGAAGTCTTTCAGCCATCCAACACGGATAATTTCAGTCTGGGGAAACAATTACAGAA CATTCTCGCAGTCTTCATAGCTCAGGAGTGGGAACACCTGACGAACGAGAACATCGTAGTCCAACAGAAGAGCAGACACAGCCGGTTCAGGCCAAGTGGAACCATCAAGAAATTTCGAGCAAGACTGAGCATCTGGTTACCACTATCAAA GTCAAATGAGCTCCGGGAACCAACTTTGAGAGGGAGGAAAATTTTACCATCAATGAAACTGAGGCGTTTCACAAATCATACAACCTCCTACACCATCAAGAATCCCACAGGAGAGCTCTTCACCTACACATCCAGTGGGAAG AGGGTGGCGGTGTCAGCAGTCAAATCATCAGCACAGCTTAGTACCAAACAGCTGATAGAGCTGCTCTTCTCCTCCCAGGCCATCGGGCACTCTAAGACCACCCCTACTCTGCAGCATGGCTTCTTAGTACAG ATAATGAGGTATGCTGAGCAGAGATTGCCAACGCTGAATGAATACTGTGTGGTCTGTGATGAGCGACACGTGTTTCAGAACGGCCCCATGTTAAAG CCTGCAGTTTGCACgagggagctgtgtgtgttttccttttatacGCTGGGGGTTATGTCTGGAGCTACAGAGGAGGTTGCAACCGGTGCAGAG GTAGTTGACCTGTTGGTCGCTATGTGCAGAGCTGCTCTTCAGTCTTCACGCAAGAGCATCATATTTGAACCGTACCCTTCTGTTGTTGATCCATACAACCCCAAAGCCCTGGCATTCAGTCCCAAG AGAAAGAGCTATGATAGGCTGAAAAAAGCACTGGACAGTGTCTTGTTAATCCGGAGGATGGCACAG GGTCCATACTCTGAAATAAAGAAGCAGATGGACAAGATCGATCCTCTCGCTTATCCCTTACTTCAATG GATTTTAGCAAGCAACAGATCACACATTGTCAAGCTTCCAGTGAACAGG CACCTGAAGTTCATGCACACACCTTATCAGTTCCTGCTGATCAGCAGCCCTCCATCCAAAGAGGCTCGTTTCCAAACTGCCAGAAAACTTTATGGCAGCACCTTTGCTTTCCA TGGTTCCCACATTGAAAACTGGCACTCAATTTTAAGAAACGGGCTGGTTAATGCCTCATACACAAAATTACAG CTTCACGGAGCCGCATATGGGAGAGGCATCTATTTGAGTCCTATCTCAAGCATATCTTTTGGATATTCTG agaTGGGTAAAGGTCGACACGAAGTAACCACCAAAGAAGAACTCATAAAGAAACACAAGCGaatacacaaaatcacacag GAACAGCCGGGGCGAGCGAGGTTTCTGCAGGGCAGGAACCTCAACTGCATAGCACTCTGTGAGG TCATAACTTCAAAAGACCTTCAAAAACATGGGAACATTTGGGTGTGTCCGATATCCGACTATGTGTGCACGCGTTTCctgtttgt GTATGAAAATGGTCAGGTGGGAGATGTCCACATCAACACTCAGGAAGCCAGTATCCACAGGGAAATTCTACAAGTAATTGCTTCAAAGACgtgttga